From Halomicrobium salinisoli, the proteins below share one genomic window:
- the cheY gene encoding chemotaxis protein CheY yields the protein MPDVLIADDSEFMRNLLREILEEDHTIVGEVENGVEAVEVYEEERPDLVMMDIVMPIRDGIEATDEIKTENPDANVIMCTSVGQEEKMKEAVKAGADGYITKPFQKPSVMEAIEDVVPS from the coding sequence ATGCCGGACGTACTGATCGCGGACGACTCGGAGTTCATGCGCAACCTCCTGCGCGAGATCCTGGAAGAGGACCACACCATCGTCGGGGAGGTCGAGAACGGAGTCGAGGCCGTCGAGGTCTACGAGGAGGAGCGGCCCGACCTCGTGATGATGGACATCGTGATGCCGATCAGGGACGGCATCGAGGCCACGGACGAGATCAAGACCGAGAACCCGGACGCGAACGTCATCATGTGTACCAGCGTCGGCCAGGAGGAGAAGATGAAGGAGGCCGTCAAGGCCGGTGCGGACGGTTACATCACCAAGCCCTTCCAGAAACCGAGCGTCATGGAAGCCATCGAGGACGTCGTCCCCTCGTAG
- a CDS encoding archaellin/type IV pilin N-terminal domain-containing protein, translating to MIEQLTNDDDRGQVGIGTLIVFIAMVLVAAIAAGVLINTAGFLQSSAEQTGQESQEQVTNRLQILSSTGEKTGVSGDGAIGNVSLTTTKAPGADDIDLDEVTVQWVDETGTYNIVSDATNNANADGVFHVQPFKDNDDSSPVINSPDDRINMKFALSSSDVASEDLAGPNALDEGATATLRITTSSGTATTERLVVPESLSGTTAVNL from the coding sequence ATGATCGAGCAACTCACGAACGACGACGACCGCGGTCAGGTCGGGATCGGGACCCTCATCGTGTTCATCGCGATGGTCCTGGTCGCGGCGATCGCCGCGGGCGTGCTGATCAACACGGCCGGGTTCCTCCAGAGCTCGGCGGAACAGACCGGCCAGGAGAGTCAGGAGCAGGTCACCAACCGGCTGCAGATCCTCTCGTCGACCGGCGAGAAGACCGGCGTGTCGGGCGACGGGGCGATCGGTAACGTCTCGCTGACGACGACCAAGGCGCCCGGCGCCGACGACATCGACCTCGACGAAGTAACTGTCCAGTGGGTCGACGAGACGGGCACCTACAACATCGTCTCGGACGCGACCAACAACGCGAACGCGGACGGCGTCTTCCACGTCCAGCCGTTCAAGGACAACGACGACTCCTCGCCGGTCATCAACAGCCCGGACGACAGGATCAACATGAAATTCGCCCTGTCTTCGAGCGACGTAGCCAGTGAGGACCTGGCAGGGCCTAACGCGCTCGACGAAGGTGCGACGGCCACCCTTCGGATCACCACGTCCTCCGGTACGGCGACTACCGAGCGTCTGGTGGTCCCCGAATCGCTGAGCGGCACCACCGCGGTCAACCTCTAG
- a CDS encoding DUF7521 family protein has protein sequence MIELLYATSTLVFVVAGLTMAGMAVRAYVQTSRRAMLHLSLGFALAVAGAAATMISAFITDFDGAKSLLLVNSLLTTCGFLLVMYSLVTYE, from the coding sequence ATGATAGAACTGCTCTACGCGACCTCTACCCTCGTGTTCGTCGTCGCCGGCCTCACGATGGCCGGGATGGCGGTCCGGGCCTACGTCCAGACATCTCGTCGGGCGATGCTACACCTCTCGCTCGGGTTCGCGCTCGCCGTCGCCGGCGCGGCCGCGACGATGATCAGCGCCTTCATCACTGACTTCGACGGCGCGAAGTCGCTCCTGCTGGTCAACAGCCTGCTGACGACGTGCGGGTTCCTGCTGGTGATGTACAGCCTCGTCACCTACGAGTGA
- a CDS encoding flagellin gives MGFSVSGSAAIVFVGLFVAFGMFYTATANGFENVHEAQDDRTDRTIVAQNTAIDLTLAEYNSTAEELTVRANNTGATELTVGDVDLLADNRYLSGYATEVDGDPDTDLWLPQERLTINASLGTDPGRVKLVTGPGVAATERTEVVT, from the coding sequence ATGGGCTTCAGCGTTAGCGGCTCCGCGGCCATCGTCTTCGTCGGCCTGTTCGTCGCCTTCGGGATGTTCTACACCGCCACCGCGAACGGGTTCGAGAACGTCCACGAGGCCCAGGACGATCGGACGGACCGGACGATCGTCGCGCAGAACACCGCGATCGACCTGACCCTCGCGGAGTACAACAGCACGGCCGAGGAGCTGACCGTCCGCGCCAACAACACCGGGGCGACCGAGCTGACCGTCGGCGACGTCGATCTCCTGGCGGACAACCGCTACCTCTCGGGCTACGCGACCGAGGTCGACGGGGACCCCGACACCGACCTGTGGCTCCCCCAGGAGCGGCTGACGATCAACGCGTCGCTCGGGACGGATCCGGGGCGCGTGAAGCTCGTGACCGGCCCCGGCGTCGCCGCGACGGAGCGGACCGAGGTGGTGACGTAG
- a CDS encoding flagellar protein G, translating into MASASVSHLIIFIASMVVAASVVGVFTDSVNRLSNAISDQGLDVSSEVRTDVEIISDAGSDAVYDSEGDGNVTLHVKNTGSERLAPDLIDVFVDGRYATDVTATLLGGADSWGPGEVVRLEISATLSSGDHRVKIVVNGDEEVFEFRT; encoded by the coding sequence ATGGCCAGCGCCTCCGTCTCGCACCTGATCATCTTCATCGCGAGCATGGTCGTCGCGGCCAGCGTGGTCGGCGTGTTCACCGACTCGGTCAACCGGCTCAGCAACGCGATCAGCGACCAGGGGCTGGACGTCAGCTCCGAGGTCAGGACCGACGTCGAGATCATCTCGGACGCCGGCAGCGACGCCGTCTACGACAGCGAGGGCGACGGCAACGTCACGCTGCACGTGAAGAACACGGGGTCCGAGCGCCTCGCTCCCGACCTGATCGACGTGTTCGTCGACGGGCGGTACGCGACCGACGTGACCGCGACGCTGCTGGGCGGCGCCGACAGCTGGGGGCCGGGCGAGGTCGTCCGCCTCGAGATCTCGGCGACGCTCTCGTCCGGCGATCACCGCGTCAAGATCGTCGTCAACGGCGACGAGGAGGTGTTCGAGTTCCGCACATGA
- a CDS encoding type II/IV secretion system ATPase subunit: MTDHGRPKPSDELRQVAARRPHLRDHLKKFKQITGEFPTYIDEASDDYESERPNVLYPVGGPIFCHVYGDVGQDMRYYAIEPELDQEEQVVFGKVRDRLLQKSVNKPAPQSETEYDDRIEELLQESTRIRDPEGDKGVLTRLANMGSVGTVEVTESTYENILYRLNRDIVGLGPLEPVMRDPANEDIHVIGRDECHVDHSVYGMLETTVEWPSEQAFDQWLRNMGERIGDPVSDSDPIVDSTLPDGSRLNLIYSDDISVKGPSLTIRQGDEVPLSIFQITKWGTLSPELAAYLWLCLENEQTVFVVGETASGKTTTLNAITSFIPRDSKIYTAEDTAEVLPPHNTWQQLLTREGDDEGTSVDMFDLVAAALRSRPDYIIVGEVRGEEGRMAFQAAQTGHPVMLTFHASDIVSMIQRFTGDPINIPETFMDNADVALFQNRVKQGDQVLRRVTSVQEIEGYSKEMDGVVTRQAFYWDPVEDEIVFQGMNNSYVLEEQIATLLGYEDTRDIYNDLEYRADIIRRAIQENITGYHEVNEFIQNFQRDGIEGVPFTISRPD; this comes from the coding sequence ATGACCGATCACGGACGACCCAAGCCGTCGGACGAACTGCGCCAGGTGGCCGCCCGCCGGCCCCACCTGCGGGACCACCTCAAGAAGTTCAAGCAGATCACCGGGGAGTTCCCCACCTACATCGACGAGGCCAGCGACGACTACGAGTCCGAGCGGCCGAACGTGCTCTACCCCGTCGGCGGGCCGATCTTCTGTCACGTCTACGGCGACGTCGGCCAGGACATGCGCTACTACGCCATCGAACCGGAACTGGACCAGGAGGAGCAGGTCGTCTTCGGGAAGGTCCGCGACAGGCTCCTCCAGAAGTCCGTCAACAAGCCCGCCCCCCAGAGCGAGACGGAGTACGACGACCGCATCGAGGAACTGCTCCAGGAGTCGACGCGGATCCGCGACCCCGAGGGCGACAAGGGCGTGCTGACGCGGCTGGCCAACATGGGCAGCGTCGGCACGGTCGAGGTCACCGAGAGCACCTACGAGAACATCCTCTACCGGCTGAACCGCGACATCGTCGGCCTCGGACCGCTGGAGCCGGTGATGCGCGACCCGGCCAACGAGGACATCCACGTCATCGGTCGCGACGAGTGCCACGTCGACCACTCCGTCTACGGCATGCTGGAGACCACCGTCGAGTGGCCCAGCGAGCAGGCGTTCGACCAGTGGCTGCGCAACATGGGCGAGCGGATCGGCGACCCCGTCTCCGACTCCGACCCCATCGTCGACTCGACGCTGCCCGACGGGTCGCGTCTGAACCTGATCTACTCCGACGACATCTCCGTCAAGGGCCCCTCCCTGACCATCCGTCAGGGCGACGAGGTGCCGCTCTCGATCTTCCAGATCACCAAGTGGGGGACGCTGTCCCCCGAACTGGCGGCGTACCTCTGGCTGTGCCTGGAGAACGAGCAGACCGTGTTCGTCGTCGGGGAGACCGCGTCCGGGAAGACGACGACGCTGAACGCCATCACCTCGTTCATTCCCCGGGACTCGAAGATCTACACCGCGGAGGACACCGCCGAGGTGCTCCCGCCGCACAACACCTGGCAGCAGCTGCTGACCCGGGAAGGCGACGACGAGGGGACCAGCGTCGACATGTTCGACCTCGTGGCGGCCGCGCTCCGGTCGCGCCCGGACTACATCATCGTCGGTGAGGTCCGTGGCGAGGAGGGTCGGATGGCCTTCCAGGCGGCCCAGACCGGCCACCCGGTCATGCTGACCTTCCACGCCAGCGACATCGTCTCCATGATCCAGCGGTTCACCGGCGACCCGATCAACATCCCGGAGACGTTCATGGACAACGCCGACGTGGCGCTGTTCCAGAACCGCGTCAAGCAAGGCGATCAGGTCCTGCGTCGGGTCACCTCCGTTCAGGAGATCGAGGGCTACTCCAAGGAGATGGACGGGGTCGTCACCCGCCAGGCCTTCTACTGGGACCCCGTCGAGGACGAGATCGTCTTCCAGGGGATGAACAACTCCTACGTCCTCGAGGAGCAGATCGCGACGCTGCTGGGGTACGAGGACACCCGCGACATCTACAACGACCTCGAGTACCGCGCCGACATCATCCGGCGCGCCATCCAGGAGAACATCACGGGCTACCACGAGGTCAACGAGTTCATCCAGAACTTCCAGCGCGACGGCATCGAGGGGGTCCCCTTCACCATCTCCCGGCCCGACTGA
- a CDS encoding chemotaxis protein CheD: MKVYDGSSADESAEPAPDRRKVGIAEYEVAAGNTVLTTSGLGSCVGVGLYDPTAGVAGLVHVMLPAAEEGEGARAKFADTGVAVLLDAMADAGADPDELEAKIAGGSDMLDLSGDGSSIGTRNVDAVREALDEHGVPIVAEDVGGRHGRSLRLEGPTGDLVVKSADQDATTL; encoded by the coding sequence ATGAAAGTCTACGACGGGAGTTCCGCGGACGAGAGCGCGGAGCCGGCGCCCGACCGGCGGAAGGTCGGCATCGCCGAGTACGAGGTCGCGGCGGGGAACACGGTGCTGACGACCAGCGGGCTCGGTTCGTGCGTCGGCGTCGGGCTGTACGATCCGACGGCCGGGGTCGCCGGGCTGGTCCACGTGATGCTGCCCGCCGCCGAGGAGGGCGAGGGCGCGCGCGCGAAGTTCGCCGACACCGGCGTGGCGGTCCTGCTCGACGCGATGGCCGATGCGGGCGCCGACCCCGACGAGCTCGAGGCCAAGATCGCCGGGGGCAGCGACATGCTCGACCTCTCCGGGGACGGGTCCTCGATCGGGACCCGGAACGTGGACGCGGTCCGCGAGGCCCTCGACGAGCACGGCGTCCCGATCGTCGCCGAGGACGTCGGCGGCCGGCACGGCCGGTCGCTGCGCCTGGAGGGACCCACCGGCGACCTGGTGGTCAAGAGCGCCGACCAGGACGCCACTACGTTATAG
- a CDS encoding chemotaxis protein CheC, whose amino-acid sequence MRVDVQSFGTVNRLAREGSEAATASLSQLTGIDAAVDVTRITLMNREDVGGELRGTEAVGVRFDLTGGLEGDAVLAFDADSAETIAGEMLPGETTPAMVQSGVEEIGNIMMSGFVDGWADYLETTIEHSPPEYVEREGPAVLPDPNGSVGERPQGATREQVFVFASEIEWVGESVNFYIYVLPEQGALTDLMADIGDGGSEAVPVDKLEVFNEMTRTGTATAADNVEMMTGIPTEAEVTGISFAPIEDVPRRIGSDTYVGTVVELSGTPSGYLLVLFDEESAVTVAEALMPTAPDGAGVTGEHKAAIEELGNVVTSGFVDGWANVLQTTIDHTPPELVHDMGQAIVDPLAAQVGRDREHAFVVDATMRTDDVEFASEIHALPDGRGLREALEALDPDRADQTEADAEGLF is encoded by the coding sequence ATGCGCGTCGACGTCCAGTCGTTCGGGACGGTCAACAGACTGGCCCGCGAGGGCAGCGAGGCGGCGACGGCGTCCCTGTCGCAACTGACCGGGATCGACGCCGCCGTCGACGTCACGCGGATCACGCTGATGAACCGGGAAGACGTCGGCGGGGAACTGCGCGGGACGGAGGCCGTCGGCGTCCGGTTCGACCTCACCGGCGGCCTCGAGGGCGACGCGGTTCTGGCGTTCGACGCCGACTCCGCCGAGACCATCGCCGGCGAGATGCTTCCCGGGGAGACCACCCCGGCCATGGTCCAGAGCGGCGTCGAGGAGATCGGCAACATCATGATGAGCGGGTTCGTCGACGGCTGGGCGGACTACCTCGAGACGACGATCGAACACAGCCCGCCCGAGTACGTCGAGCGCGAGGGGCCGGCCGTTCTCCCGGACCCGAACGGGAGCGTGGGTGAGCGACCGCAGGGAGCGACACGCGAGCAGGTCTTCGTGTTCGCCTCGGAGATCGAGTGGGTCGGAGAGTCGGTGAACTTCTACATCTACGTGCTCCCGGAGCAGGGCGCGCTGACCGACCTGATGGCCGACATCGGCGACGGCGGGAGCGAGGCCGTCCCGGTCGACAAACTGGAGGTGTTCAACGAGATGACCCGGACGGGGACGGCCACCGCGGCCGACAACGTCGAGATGATGACCGGCATCCCCACGGAGGCCGAGGTGACCGGGATCAGCTTCGCGCCCATCGAGGACGTCCCCCGGCGGATCGGGTCTGACACCTACGTGGGCACGGTCGTCGAGCTGTCGGGTACGCCCAGCGGCTACCTGCTGGTGCTGTTCGACGAGGAGTCGGCGGTGACGGTCGCCGAAGCGCTGATGCCCACCGCGCCCGACGGTGCGGGCGTGACCGGCGAGCACAAGGCGGCCATCGAGGAACTGGGCAACGTCGTCACCAGCGGGTTCGTCGACGGCTGGGCGAACGTGTTGCAGACGACCATCGATCACACCCCGCCGGAGCTGGTCCACGACATGGGCCAGGCCATCGTCGACCCGCTGGCCGCCCAGGTCGGACGGGACCGCGAGCACGCCTTCGTCGTCGACGCGACGATGCGGACCGACGACGTCGAGTTCGCGAGCGAGATCCACGCGCTCCCGGACGGGCGCGGGCTCCGCGAGGCGCTGGAGGCGCTCGATCCCGACCGGGCCGACCAGACCGAGGCCGACGCGGAAGGACTGTTCTGA
- a CDS encoding ATPase domain-containing protein, translating to MSLATQDLFSLGMEDHDRLNKELGGGIPPGSIILVEGDYGAGKSVMSQRFSYGLCEEGHDVTMLSTELTVGSFLDQMHSLSYDVVDHILDENMLFLHADIGDGNTFSGDEEEGDRKQLLKRLMEAEVMWDADVVIIDTFDSILRNDPKFEALVRQNEERQAALEIISFFRDIIAEGKCIMLTVDPSTLDEEAIGPFRSIADVFIELEMIEVGNDVRRQIAVKRFAGMGEQVGDTIGYSVRSGTGVVIESRSVA from the coding sequence ATGAGTCTCGCAACCCAAGACCTGTTCTCGCTCGGCATGGAGGATCACGATCGACTGAACAAGGAACTCGGCGGGGGCATCCCGCCGGGGAGCATCATCCTCGTCGAGGGCGACTACGGGGCCGGGAAGTCGGTGATGAGCCAGCGGTTCTCCTACGGCCTCTGCGAGGAGGGCCACGACGTGACGATGCTGTCGACGGAGCTCACGGTCGGGAGCTTCCTCGACCAGATGCACTCGCTGTCCTACGACGTCGTCGACCACATCCTCGACGAGAACATGCTGTTCCTGCACGCCGACATCGGCGACGGGAACACCTTCTCCGGGGACGAGGAGGAGGGCGACCGCAAGCAGCTGCTCAAGCGCCTCATGGAGGCGGAGGTGATGTGGGACGCGGACGTGGTCATCATCGACACGTTCGACTCTATCCTCCGGAACGACCCCAAGTTCGAGGCGCTGGTCCGGCAGAACGAGGAGCGTCAGGCCGCCCTGGAGATCATCTCCTTTTTCCGGGACATCATCGCCGAGGGGAAGTGCATCATGCTGACCGTCGACCCCTCGACGCTGGACGAGGAGGCCATCGGCCCGTTCCGGTCGATCGCCGACGTGTTCATCGAACTCGAGATGATCGAGGTCGGCAACGACGTCCGCCGCCAGATAGCGGTCAAGCGGTTCGCGGGCATGGGCGAACAGGTCGGTGACACCATCGGGTACTCGGTGCGGTCGGGTACCGGCGTCGTCATCGAATCCAGGAGCGTGGCGTAA
- a CDS encoding ArsR/SmtB family transcription factor, whose amino-acid sequence MASAEILQTLGNKYSAEILDATEEPASAQELSDELGIPIATCYRRIDELTEHGLLELHDNILSDDRRRIKVYRRNVDEVRVDFEDELSVHIEERTEVTNKLDEAWRTLSEG is encoded by the coding sequence ATGGCTTCCGCGGAGATCCTGCAGACGCTGGGGAACAAATACAGCGCGGAGATCCTCGACGCGACGGAGGAACCGGCATCGGCCCAGGAACTCAGCGACGAGCTCGGGATTCCCATCGCGACCTGCTATCGGCGCATCGACGAGCTGACCGAACACGGGCTCCTCGAGCTCCACGACAACATCCTCTCGGACGACCGGCGCCGCATCAAGGTCTACCGTCGCAACGTCGACGAGGTCCGCGTCGACTTCGAGGACGAGCTATCGGTCCACATCGAGGAGCGGACGGAAGTGACCAACAAGCTCGACGAGGCCTGGCGGACGCTTTCGGAAGGGTAA
- a CDS encoding DUF7500 family protein translates to MDRGPDDVNPEEGKILSPEELDIADDEHVTEIDDGRYVVSPDVRTDAGRQRAPTPEPEPDPTTNRGPDPTPELTDASVHEWLEDRFAENNSRYGFDVTAKFDGSVSQQQLVSNDIVTVFESLLLWYARQVDSETPVEEVLGILLSESSVPVRYPPGSLKRLVRTTNLSPDDTIADLLVAVGDDDGVRL, encoded by the coding sequence ATGGACCGGGGGCCCGACGACGTCAACCCCGAGGAGGGCAAGATCCTCTCCCCCGAGGAGCTTGACATCGCCGACGACGAACACGTCACCGAGATCGACGACGGACGCTACGTGGTCTCGCCGGACGTCAGGACCGACGCGGGACGGCAGCGAGCGCCGACTCCCGAGCCGGAACCGGACCCGACGACGAACCGGGGGCCGGACCCGACGCCGGAGCTGACCGACGCGTCGGTCCACGAGTGGCTCGAGGACCGCTTCGCGGAGAACAACTCGCGGTACGGGTTCGACGTGACGGCGAAGTTCGACGGATCGGTCAGCCAGCAGCAGCTAGTGTCGAACGACATCGTCACCGTCTTCGAGAGCCTGCTGCTGTGGTACGCGCGGCAGGTCGACAGCGAGACGCCCGTCGAGGAGGTGCTGGGCATCCTGCTGAGCGAGTCCAGCGTTCCGGTCAGGTACCCGCCGGGGAGCCTCAAGCGGCTGGTCAGGACGACGAACCTCTCGCCGGACGACACGATCGCGGACCTGCTCGTCGCCGTCGGCGACGACGACGGCGTCCGCCTGTAG
- a CDS encoding FlaD/FlaE family flagellar protein, translated as MSGIELVPTAQVTLPDGGLPLAVLLASGAAGMSIRNVFDSILSDDDEGGSGGGTEELADGGGLMAEEGDEDDLGGLGGMDDGGDLGGLDDDGFGDDEFGDMDDAGGAGTDELEHRLDELENEVGSLSSTVSTVRTENEQISESVEEVEENVRKLLDIYEMVTRGVNPFADDIDAGMGGGMDQDSSFGLFDGDGEEEEEEELDEDIADADAEGFFDDDLVEEDDGDDPFDDGFDDDGDDDPFDDDLDGAGGDGGDGGGGDDDGEGGKSFQELKDEYESGDAEWAEEEDGDEPFDDGEEEADDEMDDLADDDLFDEVIEEDDAGATADPEPAAEPEPAVEPEPATTAEPDTEPEPEPEPEPEPAAAATTDDATGADDDGKPYLAELPDGFAGDLIVVEWLEYLVEQAGYREAARAIDYYETIDWIDESVAEQLQDVLRGFDDVDGGSGGLTIDHHTQSLRYVSQLDGGGEAVALSKLVGGGADGLQR; from the coding sequence ATGAGTGGTATCGAGCTCGTCCCGACTGCGCAGGTAACGCTTCCCGACGGGGGACTCCCGCTCGCCGTGCTGCTCGCGAGCGGCGCGGCCGGGATGAGTATCAGGAACGTCTTCGACTCCATCCTCTCGGACGACGACGAGGGCGGCAGCGGCGGCGGCACGGAGGAGCTGGCCGACGGCGGCGGGCTGATGGCCGAAGAGGGTGACGAGGACGACCTCGGCGGACTGGGCGGGATGGACGACGGCGGCGACCTCGGCGGACTCGACGACGACGGGTTCGGCGACGACGAGTTCGGCGACATGGACGACGCCGGAGGCGCCGGGACCGACGAGCTAGAGCACCGCCTCGACGAACTGGAGAACGAGGTCGGGTCGCTGTCCTCGACGGTCAGCACCGTCCGCACGGAGAACGAACAGATCAGCGAGTCCGTCGAAGAGGTCGAGGAGAACGTCCGGAAGCTGCTGGACATCTACGAGATGGTCACGCGCGGGGTCAACCCCTTCGCCGACGACATCGACGCCGGCATGGGCGGCGGGATGGACCAGGACAGCTCCTTCGGCCTGTTCGACGGCGACGGCGAGGAGGAAGAGGAGGAGGAGCTCGACGAGGACATCGCCGACGCGGACGCGGAGGGCTTCTTCGACGACGACCTCGTCGAGGAGGACGACGGTGACGACCCCTTCGACGACGGGTTCGACGACGACGGCGACGACGACCCGTTCGACGACGACCTGGACGGCGCAGGCGGCGACGGCGGTGACGGCGGAGGCGGTGACGACGACGGCGAGGGCGGCAAGTCCTTCCAGGAGCTGAAAGACGAGTACGAGTCGGGCGACGCCGAGTGGGCCGAGGAGGAGGACGGCGACGAGCCGTTCGACGACGGCGAGGAGGAGGCCGACGACGAGATGGACGACCTCGCCGACGACGACCTGTTCGACGAGGTCATCGAGGAGGACGACGCGGGCGCGACCGCGGACCCCGAGCCCGCGGCGGAGCCCGAACCCGCGGTCGAGCCGGAGCCCGCGACGACGGCGGAACCCGATACCGAACCGGAGCCCGAACCGGAACCCGAGCCCGAGCCCGCGGCCGCGGCGACTACGGACGACGCGACGGGCGCGGACGACGACGGCAAGCCGTACCTCGCGGAGCTGCCGGACGGGTTCGCTGGCGACCTGATCGTCGTCGAGTGGCTCGAGTACCTCGTCGAGCAGGCCGGCTACCGCGAGGCCGCGCGCGCGATCGACTACTACGAGACCATCGACTGGATCGACGAGTCCGTCGCCGAGCAGCTCCAGGACGTCCTGCGCGGGTTCGACGACGTCGACGGCGGGTCGGGCGGACTCACGATCGACCACCACACGCAGAGCCTGCGGTACGTCAGCCAGCTCGACGGCGGCGGCGAGGCGGTGGCGCTGTCGAAGCTCGTCGGAGGTGGTGCCGATGGGCTTCAGCGTTAG
- the flaJ gene encoding archaellar assembly protein FlaJ, with protein sequence MASSDAENRLNLTASEFVESLVDAYQRMHIPLERYVLFILLPSGAFFVVSVAAVLLLDLPTAVTVPVPMLGLLALLAAVFYPKILVSQRRQQLNNRFHLLVTHMTVLATTKIDRMEVFRTLAEEDEYGELANEMRRIVELVDTWNQSLDDACRRRAKEVPSDAVSDFLDRLAYTLGAGQSLEDYLISEQQQIIQNYKTVYQGTLDNLEVMKDLYLSMILSMTFALVFATVLPVLTGTDPTMTVSAVIVMYIFVQSGFYLAIRSMSPYDPVWFHPEQYPSDIERRVDRATYAGLGLCALLLFVSFGGMLGVSPVTLGDVYFFMDEVPLPFYAATPITPLLIPGIVLRRQEQQIKARDEEFPSFIRALGATEGAKQSTTSMVLRTLRKKDFGPLTPNIDDLYKRLNMRIEPAEAWHYFTADCRSYLVQTFSEMYLVGREMGGSPKLLGELIAENMNEVLQLRQQRNQAATTMIGLLYGITAASTFAFFIGLQVVNILSSLSLDLDTSNNPGFDAGSLIHTEVYDIPLIEFLLVVIIMFGAMLSALMIRTTDGGHKANTYLHFVLLAWIGALTAVATKYLVTQFLAV encoded by the coding sequence ATGGCCTCCAGCGACGCCGAGAACCGCCTGAACCTGACCGCATCGGAGTTCGTCGAGTCGCTCGTCGACGCCTACCAGCGGATGCACATCCCGCTGGAGCGGTACGTCCTCTTCATCCTGCTGCCCTCGGGGGCCTTCTTCGTGGTGTCGGTGGCGGCGGTCCTCCTGCTGGACCTGCCGACGGCGGTCACGGTACCGGTCCCCATGCTCGGCCTGCTGGCCCTGCTTGCGGCCGTCTTCTACCCGAAGATCCTCGTTAGCCAGCGCCGCCAGCAGCTCAACAACCGGTTCCACCTGCTCGTGACCCACATGACGGTGCTGGCGACGACGAAGATCGACCGCATGGAGGTGTTCCGTACCCTCGCCGAGGAGGACGAGTACGGCGAACTGGCCAACGAGATGCGCCGGATCGTCGAACTGGTCGACACGTGGAACCAGAGCCTCGACGACGCCTGCCGCCGCCGCGCCAAGGAGGTCCCCAGCGACGCCGTCTCGGACTTCCTCGACCGGCTGGCGTACACGCTCGGCGCCGGCCAGTCCCTGGAGGACTACCTCATCAGCGAGCAACAGCAGATCATCCAGAACTACAAGACCGTCTACCAGGGCACGCTGGACAACCTGGAGGTCATGAAGGACCTCTACCTGTCGATGATCCTCTCGATGACGTTCGCGCTGGTGTTCGCGACGGTCCTGCCCGTGCTGACCGGGACCGACCCCACCATGACCGTCAGCGCCGTCATCGTCATGTACATCTTCGTCCAGTCGGGGTTCTACCTGGCCATCCGGTCGATGTCGCCCTACGACCCCGTCTGGTTCCACCCCGAGCAGTACCCCTCCGACATCGAGCGGCGCGTCGACCGCGCCACCTACGCCGGCCTCGGCCTCTGCGCCCTGCTCCTGTTCGTCTCCTTCGGGGGGATGCTCGGCGTCTCGCCCGTGACCCTCGGCGACGTCTACTTCTTCATGGACGAGGTCCCGCTGCCGTTCTACGCCGCCACGCCGATCACGCCGCTTCTGATCCCCGGCATCGTCCTCCGCCGACAGGAGCAACAGATCAAGGCGCGCGACGAGGAGTTCCCCAGTTTCATCCGCGCGCTTGGCGCCACCGAGGGCGCCAAGCAGTCGACCACCTCGATGGTGTTGCGGACCCTCCGGAAGAAGGACTTCGGCCCGCTGACGCCGAACATCGACGACCTCTACAAGCGACTGAACATGCGCATCGAACCAGCCGAGGCCTGGCATTACTTCACCGCCGACTGCCGCTCGTACCTCGTCCAGACCTTCTCCGAGATGTACCTGGTCGGCCGCGAAATGGGCGGCTCGCCGAAGCTACTGGGCGAACTGATCGCCGAGAACATGAACGAGGTCCTCCAGTTGCGCCAGCAGCGCAACCAGGCGGCCACGACCATGATCGGCCTCCTGTACGGCATCACCGCAGCCTCTACCTTCGCCTTCTTCATCGGCCTCCAGGTGGTCAACATCCTCTCGTCGCTGTCGCTGGACCTCGACACCAGCAACAACCCCGGCTTCGACGCCGGCTCGCTGATCCACACCGAGGTCTACGACATCCCCCTCATCGAGTTCCTGCTGGTCGTCATCATCATGTTCGGGGCCATGCTCTCGGCCCTGATGATCCGGACGACCGACGGCGGCCACAAGGCCAACACCTACCTCCACTTCGTCCTGCTGGCCTGGATCGGCGCCCTCACCGCCGTCGCCACGAAGTACCTCGTGACGCAGTTCCTGGCGGTCTGA